One segment of Niabella beijingensis DNA contains the following:
- the nuoH gene encoding NADH-quinone oxidoreductase subunit NuoH, whose product MYLLAIDWIFIIEKLVLIAGIVTLSMVVAMYATYGERKVAAFIQDRIGPNRAGPFGLLQPLADGGKLFFKEEIIPLASSKFLFILGPLLAMVTALLTSAVIPWGANMSIGDRVVPLQVADVNIGILYVFGVVSLGVYGIMLGGWASNNKFSLLAAIRGASQMVSYELAMGLSLIAVLMLTGSLQMSVIVGEQYNSVWNIVYQPIGFIIFFICALAETNRTPFDLPEAENELNFGYHQEYSSMKLGFYLFAEYINMFISGVIMATLYFGGYDIPFVNEARLATHIGENWVALLTFLTLMAKALFFVFVFMWIRWTIPRFRFDQLMRLGWKRLIPLALANMIITALVILWLKK is encoded by the coding sequence ATGTACTTACTGGCTATTGATTGGATTTTTATTATTGAGAAACTGGTGCTGATCGCGGGCATCGTTACCTTGTCGATGGTGGTGGCCATGTATGCTACTTATGGAGAAAGAAAGGTGGCGGCATTTATCCAGGACCGTATCGGACCCAACAGGGCCGGTCCTTTTGGATTGCTGCAGCCGCTGGCGGATGGTGGTAAGCTCTTTTTTAAAGAGGAGATCATTCCACTGGCATCTTCAAAATTCCTGTTCATCCTCGGGCCGCTGCTGGCGATGGTGACGGCGCTGCTGACCAGTGCTGTGATCCCCTGGGGGGCGAATATGTCCATCGGTGATCGCGTAGTGCCGCTGCAGGTGGCAGATGTAAACATCGGGATCCTCTATGTTTTTGGGGTCGTGAGCCTGGGTGTATATGGCATCATGCTGGGCGGATGGGCTTCCAATAATAAATTTTCACTGCTGGCTGCCATACGCGGTGCCTCCCAGATGGTGTCTTACGAGCTGGCAATGGGATTATCGCTGATCGCGGTGCTGATGCTGACGGGGTCGTTGCAGATGAGTGTTATTGTGGGTGAGCAATATAATTCCGTATGGAATATTGTTTATCAGCCGATCGGCTTTATCATCTTTTTTATCTGTGCTCTGGCAGAAACAAACCGTACGCCTTTTGACCTGCCGGAAGCGGAAAATGAACTGAACTTCGGATACCACCAGGAATACTCCAGTATGAAGCTGGGTTTTTACCTGTTTGCAGAATACATTAATATGTTTATCAGCGGTGTTATTATGGCAACCCTTTACTTTGGCGGCTATGATATCCCGTTTGTAAACGAGGCCCGCCTGGCAACACATATCGGGGAGAACTGGGTAGCGCTGCTCACCTTCCTTACCCTGATGGCAAAGGCGCTGTTCTTTGTATTTGTGTTTATGTGGATCCGCTGGACGATCCCGCGTTTCCGTTTCGACCAGCTGATGCGCCTGGGCTGGAAACGCCTGATACCACTGGCCCTGGCCAATATGATCATAACGGCGCTGGTGATCCTTTGGCTGAAGAAGTAG
- the nuoK gene encoding NADH-quinone oxidoreductase subunit NuoK, giving the protein MPINYYITLALCLFSIGVVGVLTRRNAIIVFMCIELMLNAVNLLLVAFSKMHHVAKGAAATAGSDGQLFVFFIMVVAAAEVSVGLAIIVMMYRNVHSININFLNRLKH; this is encoded by the coding sequence ATGCCAATAAATTACTACATCACCCTTGCCCTCTGCCTGTTTTCCATAGGCGTGGTAGGGGTGCTCACCCGCAGGAATGCCATTATTGTTTTTATGTGTATTGAGCTGATGCTGAATGCCGTAAATCTTTTATTGGTGGCCTTCTCCAAAATGCACCATGTGGCAAAGGGAGCTGCCGCCACAGCCGGCTCCGATGGCCAGTTGTTCGTGTTTTTTATTATGGTGGTGGCAGCGGCCGAAGTGAGCGTGGGACTGGCCATCATTGTAATGATGTACCGGAATGTACACTCGATAAATATTAATTTCTTAAACAGGCTGAAACATTAA
- the nuoI gene encoding NADH-quinone oxidoreductase subunit NuoI — translation MSVQLTNRSKPVDRRPMNWVERLYLVNIFKGMAITLKHFFKKKATIKYPEETRPFSKVFRGLHILNRDEEGRERCTACGLCAVACPAEAITMEAAERQEGEEQLYREEKYAAKYEINMLRCIFCGYCEEACPKDAIYLSQTFTPANYQRKGFIYKKEDLLIPNPVTDPEGYQKALGTISREKEGV, via the coding sequence ATGAGTGTACAATTAACCAACAGAAGCAAGCCCGTTGACCGGAGACCGATGAACTGGGTGGAACGTCTATACCTGGTAAATATTTTTAAGGGAATGGCCATTACTTTAAAGCATTTCTTTAAAAAGAAGGCCACGATCAAATACCCGGAAGAGACAAGGCCCTTTAGCAAGGTATTCCGCGGGCTCCACATCCTGAACAGGGATGAGGAGGGCCGTGAACGCTGTACGGCCTGCGGTCTTTGTGCTGTGGCCTGTCCGGCGGAAGCCATTACCATGGAAGCCGCCGAGCGTCAGGAAGGTGAGGAGCAACTGTACCGCGAGGAAAAATACGCCGCAAAATATGAGATCAATATGCTGCGTTGCATTTTCTGCGGATACTGCGAAGAAGCCTGTCCGAAAGATGCGATCTATCTGTCGCAGACCTTTACACCGGCAAATTACCAGCGCAAAGGATTTATTTATAAAAAAGAAGACCTGCTGATCCCCAACCCGGTTACCGATCCGGAAGGGTATCAGAAAGCATTGGGTACTATCAGCAGGGAAAAAGAAGGAGTTTAA
- a CDS encoding NADH-quinone oxidoreductase subunit J, with product MNITQLLFWVLTVIAIGSALTIVTSKNPVYSVLGLIVTFFAISGHYILMNAQFLAIVNIIVYAGAIMVLFLFVIMLMNLSRTAETLKNKWLQIVGAIAGGCLFLVLIAALKNTEVKKNLVEMGTGDIGLVKNLGRELFTTFVIPFEISSILFLSAMVGSVVIGKKD from the coding sequence ATGAATATCACGCAACTATTATTCTGGGTATTAACGGTGATCGCTATCGGAAGTGCGTTAACGATTGTTACCAGTAAAAATCCCGTTTACTCCGTATTGGGACTGATCGTAACCTTCTTTGCCATTTCCGGTCATTATATCTTGATGAATGCACAGTTCCTCGCTATTGTAAATATCATTGTTTATGCAGGGGCCATCATGGTACTTTTCCTGTTTGTGATCATGCTGATGAACCTCAGCCGGACGGCGGAAACGCTGAAGAACAAATGGCTGCAGATCGTAGGGGCCATTGCGGGCGGCTGTTTGTTTTTGGTACTGATCGCGGCATTGAAGAATACAGAGGTGAAAAAGAACCTGGTGGAAATGGGCACCGGTGATATCGGGCTGGTAAAAAACCTGGGACGCGAACTGTTCACTACTTTTGTGATCCCGTTCGAGATCAGCAGTATCCTGTTTTTAAGTGCCATGGTAGGATCGGTGGTCATCGGAAAAAAAGATTAA